The nucleotide sequence TATGGTGCACATGCAAGATAAGTCTTGCACCATGCACAAGATTCTTTCCACCATTAGATCAATAAATTtcactattaaattaaataaaatatgatgagATTCATTGATCCAATGGTAGAAAATAGACTTGTATATGGTGCAAAAGTAATTTGCTTATGCATGTTAGACATTGTTAGCATTAGCAATATTCATATTGCAAAgaagtaaatatattttaacgGTGAATAAGGTCAGATGGTAGATATTGGAGACACGAGATGAAATTTGAGTCATCCCTTTCTATTGTGCTCAAACTCAAGCATCCCAcatcatataaatcacaaaaAGAGTAACTACGcagcatcaacaacataatagaTAGATTAGAGAGTTAAAATCACCAAAACTAGGAGGCTTTAGAGCCATAACATATTAAAGTTAAGTGAAAATCTACAAAACAGAGTTAAAATCTACATAATATAGAGAAATTGTCATACACTTTAATGTATACATACACGAACAAACAATGAAACTGGTGTGTTAAAAACCAAATCGTTGAACCATGAATCAACACTACCTACGGTTAATATTTGAACAGTACGATCACAGTTTTGTCTCGGTTCAACCCATTTAATACAATTGAATCATGACCCAAAAGTCTCTTCACTTCGATATCCAAttcagtttttaaaatattgaatgaaCACACATGACATTACAGATCGAGAAATCAGGGggaaaatgaaagtaaaaaagACAACAGAACTGGAAATCAGGGAGGGAAATGAAAGTAAAGAAGACATTACATAgcaaagaatgaaagaaaaaaggcataaacatgctAAAATGGAGGTGTTTAATGGTTGACTTGACTCTTCTATTACCAAGTAAAGTGAGATATCTCAACCATTATTTTGCTTTACCCCATGCATTTGCTTACTTTTTTGTAGTATTTGATAAAACCATGTATTTGCTCACTTTACATGAGTTGGATCACCTTTTTAATCCTTCTAATAGTACTCTACCGTTTCTTgatgacaaaaaaaacaagtggatTCTAGGGTGCACAAGATATAATATTCTCACAACAAACGAAGGACCGTAATCATTGacttttccttcaaaaacaagaataaattataaataaaaacaaatgaaaaaaaaagaagggtagTAATCACTAAGAACCTTGCTAGGACAACAGTGTATCACAAAAAATGGACAAAATGTTGGACAAAAAGACATGATACATTAATGGCAATGTGTGAATCTGAATTGCATTAATACAATGGTCTGCAGGGGGAAGACAGCTGTAGCTCCGGCTACCACAACTAATTCTAGTGTTCAACAACAATTACAGCTAGGAAAATGAGAGATAGAGAGTTTCTAGTCCTAGCTATTGCTGAAGATCAAGAAAAGAACAAAGGCGGAGACAGCAAAGGGCAGCCCCATGCGAGGGGCAAAATTTCTTTGCTATATATacagtaaaaaaagaaaagaaaatgaccACTTTTCGACATGCTAATACATTTCACTCCAATTTTGGAACATGAACTTTACTCAATTAGTGATTTGAAAGGAACCGATCAAACCTATAAATTTGATGGGCTCTCTACATgcttcttctcttcatctttaATGAAATCACCCTGACTTAAGGAGGTGATACTGTCCATATCAACTGCTCCACCACCCTCAGATGGAAACTGATCCTCTTGAATAGGGTTCACCCCACGGTTATCAGGGGTTCTTGTCAATAATCCATTATCGGCCATTATACAGTGATAATGATGAGTGTCAAAGGACTCCATCCCATGATGGGAGCTATATACAGGTTGCATTGATCGCGTTGTCTCAGAAAATTCACGCAATGATACTCGGCAAACAGGACAAGTGGCATTCTGCTGCAGCCATAAGTCTATGCAGGCCATATGGAAGGAGTGTCCGCAATGAGGGAGGATACGCAGTGTATCTTCATCTTGGTACTCTGAGAGACAAACTGTGCATCtgcaaatacaaaaaaattgaatgttcGTAATGTTAAAGCACGACCCACAATTACGTTCCTGAAATCTTAAACTACATATAAAAAACACTTCACTACATATAAAAAACACTTCATATTTGACAAGTATTGATAAGTTATCACTATTGTTAGATGTGAATTAGATGATAATTATACAAGTAATCACTTGTTAGAAGTGAATTAGATGGTAATTATATAAACAAAGATAGGGGGTTAGAGGAAAGCCAGCTTATCTTCAGAGAAAAGGGGCCTTTAGACATTGGGAGGTGCAGACCCTCCGAATTCTGCAAAGTTCGATCCTTGCAACTGGGATTAAGAATTC is from Medicago truncatula cultivar Jemalong A17 chromosome 1, MtrunA17r5.0-ANR, whole genome shotgun sequence and encodes:
- the LOC25485819 gene encoding RING-H2 finger protein ATL8 — encoded protein: MISTGINLVMTVIGFAVSTMFIVFVCTRLICARIHMNANRRRSFLIASRSNLSLMERGCQGLERIDVAKFPVKKYSDKFFAAEENSQCTVCLSEYQDEDTLRILPHCGHSFHMACIDLWLQQNATCPVCRVSLREFSETTRSMQPVYSSHHGMESFDTHHYHCIMADNGLLTRTPDNRGVNPIQEDQFPSEGGGAVDMDSITSLSQGDFIKDEEKKHVESPSNL